A single genomic interval of Myxocyprinus asiaticus isolate MX2 ecotype Aquarium Trade chromosome 19, UBuf_Myxa_2, whole genome shotgun sequence harbors:
- the tatdn3 gene encoding putative deoxyribonuclease tatdn3, protein MAREFIDCHCHMSANEFTQDTDEVIQRAKTAGLKALVAVTEGASEFEKVIQLSKIYPGFIFPCFGIHPLQGSAQDLRSVKIQDLEPFLPLFQKYRDNIVAVGEIGLDFTPWFVHTTQERDEQIKVFAKQLEKSKELDLPVNVHTRSAAKVAIATMKELGIRQALLHNFAGKTSVAMEGVQAGFCFSFPPAVSKNEQRAKLIRQIPLEHICLETDSPSLGLDKHVRNEPQNIMICCEYIANVKGISSDVVMEVTTQNALRLFSKLKP, encoded by the exons GACACAGATGAAGTTATTCAGAGAGCTAAAACG gcTGGATTGAAAGCTCTGGTTGCAGTTACAGAGGGAGCCAGTGAGTTTGAGAAAGTTATTCAGTTGtcaaaaat CTATCCTGGTTTTATATTCCCTTGTTTTGGCATTCATCCCCTTCAAGGATCTGCGCAAGACTTGCGTAGTGTCAAGATTCAG GACCTGGAGCCTTTCCTTCCTTTGTTCCAGAAGTACAGAGATAATATTGTTGCAGTTGGCGAG ATTGGTCTTGACTTTACTCCCTGGTTTGTTCATACTACTCAAGAGCGTGATGAACAGATAAAAGTCTTTGCAAAACAACTTGAAAAGTCTAAGGAATTGGATTTGCCAGT GAATGTACATACCCGCTCGGCAGCCAAGGTTGCCATAGCCACAATGAAAGAACTAG GGATTAGACAAgctttattgcataattttgctGGGAAGACATCGGTTGCCATGGAAGGTGTTCAGGCTGGATTCTGCTTCTCCTTTCCACCTGCTGTCAGCAAAAATGAGCAG AGAGCAAAATTAATCAGACAAATTCCACTGGAACACATTTGCCTGGAGACAGACTCGCCATCCTTGGGGCTTGACAAACAT GTTAGAAATGAGCCCCAAAACATAATGATCTGCTGTGAATACATTGCAAATGTAAAGGGCATCTCTTCAGATGTGGTAATGGAAGTTACAACACAAAACGCCCTCCGATTGTTTTCTAAGTTAAAAccttga
- the flvcr1 gene encoding feline leukemia virus subgroup C receptor-related protein 1 isoform X2 yields MVAGELLQEQHVLCDSTLDSSVTACETQNRGNTDEDSGCKDLSDGSALVTVDANVLEQELPPPDEKEAMLPGEQNDEPLETRLYWRRFGVLAVFSLYSLVNAFQWIQYSIITNIFMDYYNVTNIMIDWLSVVYMVAYVPLIFPATWLLDKKGLRMTALLGAGLNGVGAWVKCASVRADLFWVTMTAQIICSVAQVFILGLPSRIASVWFGPKEVSTACATAVLGNQLGVAIGFLLPPVLVPNTADDKELMGHNISIMFYGTAGVSTLLFLLTVFVIKDSPPLPPSKAQAVLSIKPAEDYSYKKSMINLFKNKPFILLLISYGIMTGSFYSVSTLLNQMIIYHYPGEEINAGRIGLTLVLAGMVGSILCGFWLDRTKLYKLTTLIVYILSFIGMVVFTFTLDLKHLPVVFFTSGVLGFFMTGYLPIGFEFGVEITYPESEGTSSGLLNAFAQVFGIIFTLIQGRLTTDYSPLIGNIFLCAWILLGIVLTALIKSDLKRNDINVGNINKGQAVHLHFMCSG; encoded by the exons ATGGTGGCTGGCGAGTTGCTTCAAGAGCAGCATGTTCTGTGCGACAGTACACTTGATAGCAGTGTCACAGCCTGCGAGACGCAAAACAGAGGAAATACAGACGAGGACAGCGGCTGTAAGGATCTTTCCGATGGATCGGCTCTTGTAACTGTGGATGCAAATGTACTGGAACAGGAGCTTCCGCCACCGGACGAAAAAGAAGCGATGCTTCCCGGTGAGCAGAATGACGAACCACTGGAAACGAGACTGTACTGGAGGAGGTTCGGGGTGCTGGCGGTGTTCAGCCTCTACTCACTCGTCAACGCCTTTCAATGGATCCAGTACAGCATCATCACCAACATCTTCATGGACTATTACAATGTAACAAACATCATGATTGACTGGCTCTCAGTGGTCTATATGGTCGCGTACGTGCCTTTGATCTTCCCCGCTACGTGGCTGTTGGATAAGAAGGGACTGAGGATGACAGCGTTACTAGGGGCCGGCTTGAACGGCGTGGGTGCGTGGGTGAAATGTGCTAGCGTGAGGGCCGACCTGTTCTGGGTCACAATGACCGCACAGATCATATGTTCTGTGGCACAGGTGTTCATCCTAGGTCTCCCCTCCAGAATCGCGTCAGTTTGGTTCGGGCCGAAAGAAGTTTCCACGGCGTGTGCCACAGCTGTGTTGGGCAACCAG CTTGGTGTAGCAATAGGTTTTCTGCTCCCACCTGTACTGGTACCAAACACAGCAGATGACAAAGAGCTCATGGGCCACAACATCAGCATAATGTTCTATGGGACAGCTGGAGTTTCAACActtttgtttcttttaacagtATTTG TCATTAAGGACAGTCCTCCACTGCCACCCAGCAAGGCGCAAGCTGTTCTCTCCATAAAACCAGCTGAAGATTATTCATACAAGAAATCGATGATCAACCTCTTCAAGAACAAGCCCTTCATTCTGCTCCTCATCAGTTATG GCATCATGACAGGATCGTTCTACTCTGTATCTACACTCCTCAATCAAATGATAATATATCACTATCCG GGTGAAGAAATAAATGCAGGCAGAATCGGCTTGACTTTGGTGTTGGCTGGAATGGTGGGCTCCATACTGTGTGGATTCTGGTTGGATCGTACTAAACTTTATAA ATTGACAACATTAATTGTCTACATACTTTCGTTCATTGGAATGGTGGTGTTCACATTCACACTGGACTTGAAACATCTGCCTGTGGTCTTCTTTACTTCTGGGGTCCTGGG GTTTTTTATGACTGGTTACCTTCCCATTGGCTTTGAATTTGGTGTCGAAATTACATACCCCGAGTCAGAGGGAACATCATCTGGTCTTCTAAATGCATTTGCACAG GTCTTTGGCATAATTTTTACTCTCATCCAAGGACGGCTCACCACAGACTACAGCCCACTCATTGGAAACATTTTCTTGTGTGCATGGATCCTCCTTGGCATTGTTCTGACAG CTTTGATTAAATCAGACCTCAAAAGAAATGACATCAATGTGGGAAACATTAACAAAGGGCAAGCG GTACATCTCCATTTTATGTGTTCCGGATGA
- the flvcr1 gene encoding feline leukemia virus subgroup C receptor-related protein 1 isoform X1, translating into MVAGELLQEQHVLCDSTLDSSVTACETQNRGNTDEDSGCKDLSDGSALVTVDANVLEQELPPPDEKEAMLPGEQNDEPLETRLYWRRFGVLAVFSLYSLVNAFQWIQYSIITNIFMDYYNVTNIMIDWLSVVYMVAYVPLIFPATWLLDKKGLRMTALLGAGLNGVGAWVKCASVRADLFWVTMTAQIICSVAQVFILGLPSRIASVWFGPKEVSTACATAVLGNQLGVAIGFLLPPVLVPNTADDKELMGHNISIMFYGTAGVSTLLFLLTVFVIKDSPPLPPSKAQAVLSIKPAEDYSYKKSMINLFKNKPFILLLISYGIMTGSFYSVSTLLNQMIIYHYPGEEINAGRIGLTLVLAGMVGSILCGFWLDRTKLYKLTTLIVYILSFIGMVVFTFTLDLKHLPVVFFTSGVLGFFMTGYLPIGFEFGVEITYPESEGTSSGLLNAFAQVFGIIFTLIQGRLTTDYSPLIGNIFLCAWILLGIVLTALIKSDLKRNDINVGNINKGQAVPTEQSSEKLSNGNKPESSSLSHDTSI; encoded by the exons ATGGTGGCTGGCGAGTTGCTTCAAGAGCAGCATGTTCTGTGCGACAGTACACTTGATAGCAGTGTCACAGCCTGCGAGACGCAAAACAGAGGAAATACAGACGAGGACAGCGGCTGTAAGGATCTTTCCGATGGATCGGCTCTTGTAACTGTGGATGCAAATGTACTGGAACAGGAGCTTCCGCCACCGGACGAAAAAGAAGCGATGCTTCCCGGTGAGCAGAATGACGAACCACTGGAAACGAGACTGTACTGGAGGAGGTTCGGGGTGCTGGCGGTGTTCAGCCTCTACTCACTCGTCAACGCCTTTCAATGGATCCAGTACAGCATCATCACCAACATCTTCATGGACTATTACAATGTAACAAACATCATGATTGACTGGCTCTCAGTGGTCTATATGGTCGCGTACGTGCCTTTGATCTTCCCCGCTACGTGGCTGTTGGATAAGAAGGGACTGAGGATGACAGCGTTACTAGGGGCCGGCTTGAACGGCGTGGGTGCGTGGGTGAAATGTGCTAGCGTGAGGGCCGACCTGTTCTGGGTCACAATGACCGCACAGATCATATGTTCTGTGGCACAGGTGTTCATCCTAGGTCTCCCCTCCAGAATCGCGTCAGTTTGGTTCGGGCCGAAAGAAGTTTCCACGGCGTGTGCCACAGCTGTGTTGGGCAACCAG CTTGGTGTAGCAATAGGTTTTCTGCTCCCACCTGTACTGGTACCAAACACAGCAGATGACAAAGAGCTCATGGGCCACAACATCAGCATAATGTTCTATGGGACAGCTGGAGTTTCAACActtttgtttcttttaacagtATTTG TCATTAAGGACAGTCCTCCACTGCCACCCAGCAAGGCGCAAGCTGTTCTCTCCATAAAACCAGCTGAAGATTATTCATACAAGAAATCGATGATCAACCTCTTCAAGAACAAGCCCTTCATTCTGCTCCTCATCAGTTATG GCATCATGACAGGATCGTTCTACTCTGTATCTACACTCCTCAATCAAATGATAATATATCACTATCCG GGTGAAGAAATAAATGCAGGCAGAATCGGCTTGACTTTGGTGTTGGCTGGAATGGTGGGCTCCATACTGTGTGGATTCTGGTTGGATCGTACTAAACTTTATAA ATTGACAACATTAATTGTCTACATACTTTCGTTCATTGGAATGGTGGTGTTCACATTCACACTGGACTTGAAACATCTGCCTGTGGTCTTCTTTACTTCTGGGGTCCTGGG GTTTTTTATGACTGGTTACCTTCCCATTGGCTTTGAATTTGGTGTCGAAATTACATACCCCGAGTCAGAGGGAACATCATCTGGTCTTCTAAATGCATTTGCACAG GTCTTTGGCATAATTTTTACTCTCATCCAAGGACGGCTCACCACAGACTACAGCCCACTCATTGGAAACATTTTCTTGTGTGCATGGATCCTCCTTGGCATTGTTCTGACAG CTTTGATTAAATCAGACCTCAAAAGAAATGACATCAATGTGGGAAACATTAACAAAGGGCAAGCG GTTCCCACTGAGCAGTCCTCTGAAAAATTATCCAATGGCAACAAACCGGAGTCCTCCAGCTTGTCTCATGACACCTCAATTTAA